Part of the Henckelia pumila isolate YLH828 chromosome 2, ASM3356847v2, whole genome shotgun sequence genome is shown below.
tgtgtgtaaaattcaaataacaattaattaaattttaccttcaatctcgaatcgagattaatggacaccacacagatttctctgcgcttcttgtatctcccaggaactgatgaactccttcaatcaggtccacgaatggggtttaaatccctctgatagattgcactagaaaatctatcagaagtttttctgcgaagagattaaacgaatctgattcgttattcctgactgcgattcaaaatcacagaccgaaatttctcgggcagagaacagggaggggacggccgaaaacttttgagagagaggagggtttcgattttctgtctcaaaaattatgagctgttgtgtctaatttctgtactgcaataacttatttataatgcaggccactaacaccttagggcccattagtcataagttgaggcccgacaagcaaagcccgctcgttcagaaattaatataaaattcatcgtgactccgattgataaaccgattttaccaatgtgcacagaaaccatttctgcacattttaaagtcaaaataaattttcctgaatccgaattcaatggtttcctaaaatgtccatccctatgtcattttaggaaatcctactcccttactcttatttaagaagtccaactccttagttcattaaatttaactctttaaatttaactatctcaacggggattaaaactccattacactgtgtgaccctcaatggttcagggatacagctagccgtgggctcacaactccttgtgactcggaacaacactttccgacttgcccaacgaatcatggtaaagcgcctagcaacatcgccccatgattccctaggtatcactgatagtgcctacaagaaccagtagattttggttagcgtacagtaaggtcccttcatccatatatcccgatcgaatcaacaaccattggtatatcgagagtcgctcaagattcgataactatgcaatgcatcttgaagatcaaattagtgacatcgcatgtgctactaagaaaccatttcttaaatcacatcaagtactctggccagagatttgtcacactaatatctcctcagatcgcataggatatccacactcgcaagtatgtggtgaatccttgacaacaatgcattgactcctatatgtgtcgtaactgtacccaatctcgacacctgatgacccccatagagtcggtaaacgagtcaaagcacagcactagcatatagagtctccatgatgtttcaagtcgtaaggactaatggtgtacaaccaaaaccgcggactttatccactcgataagtgataaccacttggaaagtccggatagggtagtttgattattcatcctatgaatatccatttgcatgcttcgaacatctccatgttccctaccaatgaaacgtggtactccgcatcgcaaatgctagtctcaaactcgagcgatccttatccttattatcggacggctcaatcgactaggaacggtttttagaatatacagtgactataagatgtatttcatgatagacatctccatgttctaccacatcttacatacactatagtatattcaaggtctttatcaaaacaacaatagtatatcacaatataacaatatgaagtaatataaagtcattgccataaaagtgtaaataatattaaacaaaagattgtttatacaaagagtcatcaaagcccatagccacacagttggctcactgggcacccactcttacaatgtcactatttgatcttcaagatgcgttgcatagttatcgaatctagaaggactctcgatttaccaatggttgttgattcgatcgggatatttggatgaagggaccgtactgtacgctaaccaaaatctattggtttttgtaggcactatcagtgatacctagggaatcatggggcgatgttgctaggcgctcttaccatgattcgatgggcaagtcggaaattattgttccgagtcacaaggagttgtgagccacggctagctgtatccctgaaccattgagggtcacacagagtaatggatttttaatccccgttgagatagttaaatttaaagagttaaatttaatgaaaaaagaagtgggacttcttatttaagagtagaggagtaagatttcctaaaatgacatagagatgggcatttttggaaatcactgaattcggattcagaaaaatttatcttgactttaaaaggtgcagaaatggtttctgtgaacattggtaaaatcggtttatcaatcagagtcacgatgaattttatattaatttctgaacatgcgggctttgcttgtcaggcttgaacttatgactaatgggccctaagctgttagcagcccacattataaataagttattgcagtatagaaattaaaaacaacagggtcacaattttcgaaaacctagctgattttctctcaaagtggccgccccccttccctctctactcgggaaaaatccagcctgtgaattttgaattacagtctggtttaacggatcaaattcgttaattctcttcgtagaaacttctgatagattttctagtgcaatctatcagagagattaaatctctgttcgtggacctgattgaagaacagttcgtccatcagtttctgggagatacaacaagagtagagcaatctgttggtgtccataatctcgattcgagattggaggtaaaaatttataattgttatttaatttttacacacacaatttaatcgtaaagttttgatacccattatggaatcgttccatataaaatttttaaactttcgctgcaccgggtatcaattctgattgatctgatcgccgttctccaacaaagtggtgcctaagaaaggtgggattactgtggttaataaatgaaaataatgagttaatctccacacaTACAGTAACTGACTAGCGAGTCTGTATAGATTACAGGAAGTTGAACAAAGCTATTCttaaggatcattttccactccctttcattgatcaaatgcttgatagacttgctggttattgcaattactgtttcttagatggttattcagggtataatcaaattgctattgcaccggaggatcaggagaagactacttttacgtgtccctatggcacgtttgcCTTCAGGAGGATGCCTTTTGGCTTGTGTAATGCAACGAcgactttccaacggtgtatgatggctatttttGTGGATATGGTGGAGGATGTGATGGAaatatttatggatgatttttcagtcTTTGGGTCATCTTTTGATCACTGTCTGCATAACCTTTCCCTTGTGTTGCGGAGATGTCAAGAAAAGAATCTAGTTCTtaactgggaaaaatgtcactttatggttcaagagggcattgtccttggCCATAAAGTGTCATCAAATGGTTTAGAGGTGGATCAAGCCAAAGTGGTTGCCattgagaagcttccacctccaaagaatatcaagggcatcagaagtttCTTAGGCCATGCGGGGTTTTATCGGCGattcatcaaggatttttctaaaaGTACTAAACCCCTTTGTAATTTGGTTGAAAAATTTTCTACATTCAtatttgatgatgattgtttgcaggccttcgAAAAGATTAAGACGGCGTTGATCACAGCACCCATCATGATTGTGTCGGATTGGAAGGATCCCTTTGAGCTGatgtgcgatgctagtgactatgcagtgggGGCTGTATTAGGCCAGAGGAGAGATAAGATGTTTCGAGACATCTATTATGCGTGTCGCACCATGGATGTTGCCAAGAAAAATTACACTACTACAGAAAAtgagatgcttgcagtagtttttgcttttgataaatttctTCCATATTTAATTAgtactaaagtagttgtttatactgaccatgcagcgatTCGCTACTTATTTGACAAGAAGGATGCCAAGCCACGCTTGATATGGTGGATTCTACTTTTACAAGAGTTTGACTTTGAGATCAAGGATAAGAAGGGTAGTGAAAATCAAGTTGTTGACCACTTGTCGAGATTGGAGCTAGAAGATGTTAAGGAGGAGGACATCATAAAAGAAGTGTTTCCAGATGAATGGATCTTTCAGGTAAGTGCACATCTACCATGGTTTGATGATATTGCTAATTTTTTATCGTGTGATACTACGCCTCCAAATTTGAACCGAcatcagaaaaagaaatttttccatgacgttaagttctacttgtgggatgatccctatgttttcaagCGTTGTGCCGATAAAGTGATTAGGCGATGTGTGGTGGGTCAAGAAGCACAAGAAATCCTAGAGCAATGCCATTTATCACCTTATGGATGTCACTTTGGAGCAACACGGACTGTGGCTAAGGTACTAAAATCTGGTTTTTATTCGCCTACTTTGTTTCGAGATAGTTACACCTTAGTGAAATCATGCGATAAGTGTCAGAGAACAGGGAACATATCTAGAAGGCATGAACTacctctcacaaatattttagaagtggaattgtttgatgtgtgggtattgattttatgggtccctttTCCCCCTTATTTTGgttacacttatattttattagcagtAGATTATGTTTtcaaatgggtggaagcaatttCCACCTCCACTAATGATGCTCATGTTGTAGTAAAATTTCTGCAAAAGAATAATTTTACGAGGTTTGGAACTCCACGAGCAATCACtacaacaaaatttcaaaacgacaacggatattatccgttgtcgtaggggggattaaaaccgttgtaactGGGGGCATTGTAAAAAGCGTGCCCTAtaacaacggtttatatccgttgtcgtatccATCCTACCacaacggttttgcaacagtttgtaaccgttgtcgtaagtgtccaaagacaacggttctgcaacagtgtaaatccgttgtcgtaagtGTCCAAAGACAACGGTTCGGCAACAGTGTAAATCCGTTGTCATTGACTatttaagacaacggttttgtaCAATTTATATCCGTTGTTGTTTATGGCTTAGGACAACATATTTGCAACAgtgtatatccgttgtcgtttttgaatatacgacaacggttttggcAATAAATCAGttgtatttggagtcattaaaaCCGTTGCCTAATTAATCTTCATACgaactataaatattaataaagaaatcaatataaaataaaatatttactacattgaatccatgaaaatattcaagttcCAAAATAGTTACACATCTAATTTGGAAGATAATACTACGTATTCGAAACTCAAAATATCCcatctaatataatataaatgtaaCAAAAGTAGTTTCAAAAGATGGTTGTATGAAAACATAAATCATCATGTGTTTGTTCTTGATAACGATGTTCACGAGATAACTTCTACGTATTATCAAGGCGATCTGAAACACAGCTCAATCCTTGCATCAAAACCCCTTATGCATTACTCCCGAGTTACCTACAAGAAACACATTCTCAgtccaaaattatcaacaaaatcTTAGACCAATTTAAACATGGAATCCAATCTCAACTATCAAACTAATATCTCGCTTGtcatggaaaaaaataaaagaaaaaaactcaGCAACTCCAAAAGGGAAGGCAGTGCAGATTTTATTCAACTcatttttgcatttgtattgaattcataaaatatagTAGGCACAGTTGACAAACCGTGGCTCCGACCAACCCACAGGCCACAAGCTAAACCATGGATTTGGCACTTTCAAGTTCCACTCCACAACATCCCAATAACTCAAACCACACACCATTTCAAGTTCCACTCCACATCCCAATAAGCTAGCCTCCCAACTTTAATTCATACTAGCATGGATCTCCCAACTTTTTAACagaaattactggaaatttcaTATTATAATCAATTAACATCTTCAAACAATAAATATGTCATCTTAACGCAAATCAAAACCACATAAAATGTATTAATAATATTGTTAATATGTAGAAATAAAGTGATGATAATTTTAATCAAACATGTACACACGAGAAATAGTatcattaaaatattaataataaaccAATAATGATAAGAACTAAAAATGATAACGTAGTAAATTAACTCGAACAAAACTTAATAGTGACCCATTTACGcaataattaaattttggagtggattttatataaaatcCTTCACCAACTAACGAACCTTCCACAAGGaacaacataataaaaaaaatccaaataaataaataaaacatcacAAAAAATAAGAGCAAGCTCGAAAGTTACATTAAGCCCAAAAGCCAAAACCAAGATACGATGCCTAAATACGTGTATGCATGTCctacaataatttaaaaaaaaaattaaaaaaaaaacagaaaagaaTCATTTGTCCGCGTCCACCGAAAACAACAAGCAACAAATGAACGGATGAACACCGGGGAAGTGAGGAGGAGAATGACAGTACCTTTTCATGAAGAAGTCGTCCAGAAGATGGAAACTGGGAAAAAAAGAAATATCAAGACTAAAATGAAATACTCAACTTTCTTCATATCCTTCCCTGCTCATTCATTCCCCGTTCATCATAATAACTACAGTTATTGCCTCTAAGACAAACTCAcagataaaaaaacataaaacaaacAGAGTAGGAAAAAAAGAGCAAAGTAAACCAAATGGACTTAAATATATCCATTCAAATGCATACCTCACTTCTTCCTCTGTTCTGGTCCAACGAACGCTTGACACAATATTTATTAGACTATATCAAAACACGTAACAAGTAAATGTTAACGTCGAATGTTGAATAAATGACGTATTTCTATAAAACTTAACCGGGGATCCGACGTGAACTGAGACGTTCGTCGCCGAGCAACGACCAAATCAGCACCTACAGTAACTAATACCGCTTTGACATGCATGATAGAGCAAAAATCATCTACTGGCATTTTTCAATGGAGCAAGCGTACTGAAGGAATTGCAATGAACAGTCAAATGTTTGTTGTTCTTATCTTATTTGagatttgagatttgagattTTGGGAAGGGGAGAAACGAAGGGATTGCAATGAACAATCAAATATTTGTGGTTCTTATCTTATTTGAGAGTTTGGGAAGGGGAGAATACAAAGAGATAAAACAAAGAAAGAGaccaaataaatatttcagcccAAATGCTGTTGTGGTATGTTTCCTCCAATTAGAGAAAAGGATGCAAGCTCAAGGTGGAAAAAAAAGGCATACCAGATAGAACAAGAAAAACCAGCCAAATTTTAGAGCACTATCAGTCCTGAAAATCAGAATCACATATACAGATAGTTGTGATTTCCAAGCTCTGAAGGGTCTCAAAAAGGATAATAAGGAGAATGCAAATACCTCATTGCCCGATACAGTGGCCTGTACCATAAGACATATGAAAGTGGGCATCCCATCAAGGCATATATTATTGCGAGGAAAAAGATCTTGACACCTAAAGAAGGAAACTATGTTTAAGCACTTTGCATAATTAGAAACCTATACCCAACTTGATGCACCAAAAAAACACTAATCTAAACTTGCAAACAAAACTAAAGAAAATAAACTTACCACCACCATGTACCCAACAAACAATGACATCAATGACATTGAACGAAAGGCAAAGGACGATACCTGTAATAGAAAAAAACAATaacgaaaaataaataataaattttgtcAAATGTGCAACCAACCAAAATTACGGTCCTACAAAGTAGAGCCATATGAATAAAAAAACATAGAAATTACTTAAGTCCTCGAAACAATAAGAAAGTAAGAAACTAAGTGGAAACATGGAAATCAATCCAACAAATAATGCTTTTACCATACTTTAAGCAGATATGTTGAAACATAATTACTCCTTGTCATCTCATGCTACACAAAAAATGGGAGCAAGTAACATATTGACAGCACTGCCACGGAGCATAGATAATCGATAACCAAGAATACTGAAATCAGCAAGTCTCTTATCACCAGAACTCATGAAGGAAAATGCTTTCCATGAAAATACACACTTATACTTGAAAGAAGCTAGGTTTATCACAAAATTAGATATAAGTTTGTAAATATTAAACCTATTACAGATGAACAAAATACAAACTGAAGCAATATATTCATATACACACCTAACCAACTTGCAAAAGCCAGATACTGCAACCTCTGAGCATGAACTGGTATTTCATTGGCTATATCATGGTGAATGATGGGGAAAAATGGAGGCCAATTTTTATCATCCACCGTGACACCAGCTATATCATGAACTTTAGTTGCATCTTTTTTTGTGAACATCTTCACGTGGTGCAGTGGAACCACCATTTGTCTCACGTCGGCCAGATTAccctaaatattattattttatatcttcTTTTTAGTTTATTTCCATGGACTAAAGACAACAATTGTATTTCAGTATATcaaaacatataatataatatattttgatacTATTATAAGGTCTGGCTGGGATagtagaataaataaataaatacctGTGTACTTGTATGTTTCAGGCTCTGCAATCTGCATTCAAATCTGTTGCCATATTGtttaagaaaaaaatgaaaacgaaaatgaaaattaaaatgaaaattaagCTTTTGTGTATAGTGTTCTATCAAAGTTGAATGGGTAGAAGTACATGCTTAGGTTTGGTTGCTTGCCGAAATTACAAGTACTTGCACAGCACAACACCAATTACAATGTTTTGATCTTGGTTTCTTTCTGTGTTGAGTTGTAAAAAATTAGGTTTGCGAAATCCACCAACTTGGCTAAAAGTTGTTGCATCCTCTTTTGACTAAACAAAACAGCCCTGCTCCCCCTTGCGGGGAACCTAGACACACATGAAACTTGAGGCCATGAAAAATACATCTTTGAGATGTGATGTTCTTCCTGTAAGataactaaatttttttaatcatatccATTCCAAACTTACTAAATACAGGACACTACACTATCCATGCTCAACCAGGGCATCATTAGAATTGGAGGGACAAAGTAGTGGTTACACTTCTGTAGTTTTGTTAGTAGAGAACAAGAGTGATGGCAGGGATCCCCTGCTCTTGGCGATAAACATCACAATTGAACTTTTTCTTGTAAATAGACATTCCTTTGAAACAATTAAAAATGCACAGAAGTTGTCATAACTGGATCACATGCGACAACGGAGAAATTTAGAAAATCTTGCATGCGTTGAACTTGAATGTTGGGGCTCACATAAACTAAATATGATACCTATGATTTAATTTCCAGTAGAATCCAATCTATGCTTTTCTTTGccaaaaaaatattgttatgaGATTAGGAGACAACAAATAATTACTTCAAATAACTTTTTTGTTGTGAACTTCTGTAGCCTTTTTTGTGAACAACTTTAACAGAAAATCCAATAGCTTATTACATATAACAACCAGGTAACATAAAAGTAGCACCGAGTTTACACAGACAATTTCTTTCCCATTCTATTAGAAATATCAATCCAAATCAAGTTAAGAACAGAAAATGGGCACGCTGTAAGATACGGATATTGCTACATGTTAAATAGCAGGAGATTGCTCAATCTTATTCAAGCACCTGAAATAACGTACATTAACATTTAACAACATCTCAGAATATTTACAGGAAATGAACGAGCTGGAGATCGATTGATCTCGTTCAAGCCCCTAAATCGAGCTTAAATTCTCATACCGATAAAATCACAGACTACATCATATAAAGAAGAAGTTCGTTCCAGCAGAAATTTTAACTTACAAGTACGCGAGATCGAAGAGAAATGACTAGAACTACGTCATCCAATCCCTCAGCAGTTCGTTCGAACATAAGCTTGAGTGAGACAACGGACAAGGCGGTGATCCAAGTGCCTCCTTGGTGACGATATTTCCAGGTGGCGGAGAGACGCGTGAGAGAAGGATGGGCGCGGTTGACAACGGTGGAGCTGTAATTTATGAAGCGTGCATAATGAATTTTCCATTGATCCAAGACCGATGAGGGAGTTGTTACTGGTAATTCCGCCATTTCCGAATTTTCGGCGAACAATAGACGTCTAGGGCTTGGGTTACTATTGGAGTTTCTAAGGCTTGGGTTAGCTGAAAGGAGGTCGGAAGACGAGTTTCCGGCGAACAATCGATGTCTAGGGCGCCGGAGAAGAGCAGGGTTGAAGGGGCGACGGGTTGGGGCTAGGGATTGGGTTGAGTTTTCTCGATCGCACTTGAAGGGGGCGCTCAAGTGTGTGTGAGTGCCTGTAGAAGgttcttatgtatatatatgggattatatattttttaatttttttaaaaataaaaaacaaataaaaaaataacaacgacaacggatttaaaAACGTGTTGTCGTAGACCCCAAAAAGAAcgcacatagacaacggttaattaaaaccgttgttgtagGACACCAAAAAcgcgctcatagacaacggtttttataaCCGTTGTCTTAGACA
Proteins encoded:
- the LOC140877579 gene encoding secretory carrier-associated membrane protein 4-like, whose protein sequence is MVVPLHHVKMFTKKDATKVHDIAGVTVDDKNWPPFFPIIHHDIANEIPVHAQRLQYLAFASWLGIVLCLSFNVIDVIVCWVHGGGVKIFFLAIIYALMGCPLSYVLWYRPLYRAMRTDSALKFGWFFLFYLVCLFFPP